One genomic segment of Tursiops truncatus isolate mTurTru1 chromosome 11, mTurTru1.mat.Y, whole genome shotgun sequence includes these proteins:
- the LOC109549619 gene encoding uncharacterized protein: protein MVLMKSSPSRQNTLQLNASIDFPMLGGRIGNEKRSERLRRDAGGGRGRGAQLGTFCWARPAALGAAGLARHLEEREVGAARPRTAGRTDGGRSPSFPPPGGSRPSPRVPIAAGQDGAALTAKPPTGAAAPRAPYPIPVPACLPPRLDGARAAIGAALRPARLPWRRAFVWPRRGRSAREQRPRPRRGNGGGEGEGDGEERERERERRERGWGGREGGPAWRSAPRAPPARPPASPAPGGRSGRVRRVAGEVRPGSRPGSRQRSPSLGSRGERLQDRGPRHPDPPTGEHAGHTPTLWAVGGCCALSLNFQGEEDACPGSPRNPSLASSALLPPPPFHLPPPTPRTRQPLLKCLEVGGETEPLPGASTSGLELAPLLGAAAPINPGPDAPGHSHHNLSRVGDPCGASSPVCPAPLRTVCSHKPRCAEQQLGTQGGRGAIPQP, encoded by the coding sequence GGAGGGAGGATCGGGAACGAGAAGCGGTCCGAGCGGCTCCGGAGGGACGCGGGCGGCGGGAGAGGGCGCGGCGCCCAGCTAGGGACCTTCTGCTGGGCCAGGCCCGCTGCCCTCGGCGCCGCGGGCCTCGCCCGCCACCTGGAAGAGCGCGAGGTGGGAGCGGCCCGGCCCCGGACGGCCGGACGCACGGACGGCGGCCGCAGCCCGAGTTTTCCTCCGCCGGGCGGCAGTCGCCCGAGTCCCCGCGTCCCGATCGCCGCAGGCCAGGACGGAGCGGCGCTGACGGCGAAGCCCCCCACTGGCGCGGCCGCCCCGCGGGCCCCGTACCCCATTCCCGTACCTGCTTGTCTGCCGCCGAGGCTCGATGGCGCCCGTGCCGCGATCGGCGCTGCGCTGAGGCCAGCGCGGCTGCCATGGAGACGGGCCTTTGTGTGGCCGCGGAGGGGCCGGAGCGCGCGGGAGcagcggccccgcccccggcgggggaatgggggaggagagggagagggagacggggaggagagggagagggagagggagaggagagagcgggggtggggagggagagaaggggggccCGCCTGGCGGAGCGCTCCCCGCGCGCCCCCCGCGCGCCCCCCCGCGTCCCCGGCGCCTGGCGGCCGCAGTGGGCGGGTGCGCCGCGTCGCCGGGGAGGTTCGGCCCGGTTCGCGTCCAGGTTCGCGCCAGAGGAGCCCAAGTCTGGGCTCTAGGGGAGAACGCCTGCAAGACCGAGGTCCCCGGCACCCCGACCCTCCGACTGGGGAACATGCCGGCCACACTCCTACCCTTTGGGCGGTTGGGGGCTGCTGCGCCTTGTCCCTCAACTTCCAAGGGGAAGAGGACGCCTGCCCTGGGTCCCCTCGCAACCCGTCCTTGGCCTCCAGCGCCCTCCTTCCCCCGCCTCCCTtccacctccctccacccacacccAGGACCCGTCAACCCCTGCTGAAGTGCTTGGAGGTGGGTGGTGAGACCGAGCCTCTCCCTGGGGCATCCACCTCTGGACTAGAGCTTGCCCCACTTCTGGGCGCTGCAGCCCCCATCAACCCTGGTCCTGATGCCCCTGGCCACTCCCACCACAACTTGAGcagagttggggacccctgtgggGCCAGCTCTCCTGTGTGTCCTGCTCCCCTCAGGACAGTCTGCAGTCACAAGCCCCGCTGTGCTGAGCAGCAGCTGGGGACCCAGGGAGGACGTGGGGCCATTCCCCAGCCCTAA